The genomic stretch TGTGATAAATATAAGTTGGTTGCTCAGTAATATCATATCCTGTTATTTGTTTAAACGCAATAAACTCGTCAACACCATCAACGGCCTGTTCCGTTGTAATAAGTGACAAATCAGTTACACCATTCATATTATGTACACCTGCAGATTCCATTGCTGTTTTAGCCATTTGGTTCAAAGCTGTTTGCCCCTCATACTGTAGATCAATAATATTTTTAGTTTCCTCATAGGTCTTAATATGTATCATAATAAAAGTTGAAATAGCTGATGTAATGATTCCAGCAATAAGTACTGCTAGAAACATTTCAGCTACGGTGAATCCTTGATTAGAACGAATCATTTTATACATACTAATCAATCCTCCCTGTCAACCTAGTTAAAGTAACAGATTCTGTTTCACCTGTTGCAGTACTTGTAAAGGTATAAGTACCTGCTCCATTGTAACCATTTAAGCCGGTAGATACTTCACCAGAACTTGAATCAAACCGAATTGTAATCGTTCCATCAGAGGGTGGAGTTGTACCATCCTCTAATACTACAGACATTGTTATTTTATTGTTCAGCTGTATAGTATTCCATTGAACTATGGTACTATCTGCCGCTATATGATACGTCCTATACGAAGTGATTTCATTTGAAGTAAAATTAATATCTATTCTATAATTACCATCTTTTATTGACATATTTTGATCTCGAATATACCTCAGGTCAGACTTAAATTGACTTGAATAAGAATCCATTCTTGATCCAAATACGATATTAATACCATAAGATGCCATACCTATACCAATAGAAATAATGACGATTACGATCATAATCTCTACAAGGGTAAAACCCTTTTCGTTTTCCATTCTTTCCATTCGTATCGCTCCTAAAGGTTAATTCAATCTCCAAAATTCAAAACCCACTAATTGCTTATAAGTATTATTCATGTTGCTATCCTCTGCATCTGAATCATCCACTTCATCCTCAACAAATTGTATTGGATTACCTATTGCATGGCTATCAAATAATCCTCTAAGACTTGGATTATCTCTGATGAGTTTAGCCATAAACTTAACAGATGCTCTATCGCTATTGTAAAAAGTAGAATTTCCTTTTCTCACAGTAATTGAACCCCCTGCAATAATAGTCCCTGTAAAATGAACATCTCCATCGATTAATACATTGCCCTGTGTTATGATTATGCCTTGGAAGTAACCATTGTTTGTACCGCTAAGAGATACTATATTTTCATATCCATTATTTGTACCCGGGTTATTGCCTACAAGTCGAATATTTCTTTTCACTGTCGAGTTTGGATTAGAAACAAAAATAATTTCCGTCGCTTGTTCTAAAAGTGCAGGATCTTTATGTACATAGCTTGCAGGATATACAATCGGTTTACTATCCGAACCCTCTATTTCCCCATACTCCACTAATTCTTTGATCACATTAAAGCTTCCATCGATCTGTTCAGGCAAGATAATATTTTCAAATTCATCATATAAATATAATGGCTCACTCGTTGGAGAAGATAAATTTGTATAATTCGTTGTATTCCTTAAATAATATAGGAAATCATATTGTACCTTTCCTTGTATCTTTCTAAACCTTTCCAAAATAGGTTGTTCAAATGCTGTGTAATCTGCTTTATTTATCGTACCATCTTTAAGAATTTTTGCACCTAGCACATATTTATAATTGCTAATATCCAGTGTCGTTGGAGTACCAAATTCAAGGTATTCTTTAAACTCCTCTACTTTATTCACTTCCATAAAAAAATTAATCTTGTCAAGAGTGGTATAATATTCCTCAGTGATCGATGGGGGTACCTGAGCGCCCACTGCAAAATAAATACCATTATCTGCTAGTTTTTTGATCGTATTATGATCATCATATTTACTAGCTTCTGAAATGGTCAAAGGTAAGGCATACGCTAAATAGTTTTCTTTTACAGAAACACTCTCACCCGTTTGATATGGCCAATAATTGCCTCCACCTGTTATATCTCCTACTATATCCACATATGCGGTGCCAGGTATCCATACACCACTCTCACTAAATACATTTTTACTGTTCCAAATTTTATCATTACTTAAGGTAGGTGCTGTGCCTGAAATAGAAAGGGTAGCTCCTGTTAATGGTGCATTCACAACAATTGCACTGCTCGTATTATGAGAAGCTCCGCCATCTGAAATGCCATAATAACTCCCATTCAAAATAGAAATACTACTTTGTAAAGCATTTAACTCAAGATCGTCATTTGTATACACATTACCATTGTTGATAGTGATTTGTGAATGATCCGCCCCAGCTTTGGTGATTAAGCTATCGCTATATAACAAACCATGATTAACCGTTAATTGATCTCCAGTACCTGTCGTTTGAATGTTTTTCTGAGTGACCAAATCACCCATAATAGTCACCTTTGCTTCATTAAGCAAGATGCCTTGTAGAACCCCACCAGCATCTTCTGTACCTAAGGCATAAATGTCTCCTTGAATGGATACATCCGTATCTTCATTAAAAATGATATCTTGATTCGATACGAAAGCGTTTTGCCAAATTGGATTGTTTTCCACTTGTATCGTATCTCTAATCGTCGTTACTGGATAGAGCCTTTCAGGGGCTTTCACGATAATATTAGTCGTTATTTCTCTTTCTGTTTTTCCATAAGTAAAAACAGAATGAACGTCAGAGATTGTAAAGGTATCGTTACTTGAAGAGGAAAAATCTATTACAGAACCCGCAGAAATTACGGGAAAACTCCCACTATGTGAAAGACCTAATGTACCTGAACTAATGTCCGTAACAATTGAACTACTGCATAGAGTATCAAAGCTAGTCATGAATTTTTCTTTATAGTTTTTATCTAGCTCTTTCATTAATGCAGTGGTATTTAACACTTTATCTTCATAGATTATCCCTGCAGCGCTATCTTCAATATAGAATTTTACAAATCCAACGCCTTCGCTAATTCCTGAATTCTTGATATATTCAGTTCCTGTCATTGGGTCTTTGAGAACTGCACCATTCCGTACTTCTCCAGGATATATGATTTCAGGATGATCAGGATCTTCTGGAATCAAGGTTTTTTCTAAATGGGCAAGTAGTGCTCTCCTATAAATGTCCGTATCCATTTTAGCAGTTTCCAAAGAATATTCGACCTTCGTACCAACTAAGGCATATACTTCATCAATACCTGATTCAGAATAATAGACCGCTTTCTTACCTCTTTCGTCATTATACTTCATATTAAGATTCATAAATGTCATCGATAACATTGCAGTACCCAACACTGTGAGTACCGCTGACATAATAATTACCATCAATAATGTGGAACCTTTTTGATTAAATATATTCTTCATAGAAAGTCTCCCTTCTAATCATCTATTTTTGTTGATACTACTTCTGTTAATACTTCTTCAATATCATCTTCCTGTGGTGTTTTTTTTATAATTTGGACTTTGATGCTGTAAATTTTACGATTTGCACTAATGGCATCTTGCATATTATAATAAGTTTTAGTAACGCCCAAATGTGACCCTTCGTTATCATTGATAAAGAGATTCACCGTATTTTCAGGTGCTTGATATATAAATAATTCAATATCTGTTGCTGTTTCATTTTGCACATAGATTTTTGTATTATATGCTGGATTTGCAGCTGTAGGAATAGTAGTATCTTTACATTCAATTCTAATCGCATGATAGGTATTATCAAATCCAATTGGCGTACCATCTAATGTATTAAAATTCATAATCGTACTCGAGGAACCATCCTGAATAAATAAATTATCTTCTGTATATGTAATATAAATGATACGAGAAGTCCCTATGGAAGGTCTAAATTCCTCTTCTAAAATTCCGTTATTTGCCATAAACGACCTATTATTGTCTGGGTCCCCATGAAAAGATAAAATCGCATCATATTGATCAAAAATAACGGAGTTGTTTTTATAATCCTCATTGGCAAGATCTGGGTTATCTTTTGAATAAGATATATTCACTCTGTACTTTTCAGGAATGTTTGGGAAACCTGATGGGATTCCTTCATGTGTCTCGATTGTCCTTACTTCTAACCCATCCGTTATAATAGGATCCGTGGCAAAGAAATCCATAAAGTCAACTTCTGATTTTCCTTTTATATTTTCAATACATTGTTGAGCCAATTGGGTTGTTTTCAATTTCTCTCTAGCATCAATTGCATGATTTAGTGATCCAATAAATACCATTGAAATAGGTGCTACAATCATACCTACTATAGCAGTAGCTATGATTGCTTCTATTAAAGAAAACCCATTTATTTGCTTCAATATTTTAAACATTTTCATTTTAATTTTCACCTCTTAGTAAATCACGCTTCCAGAAGTTTTTACTATTTTAAATCTAGGTGACGATGCATCTTCCCCAGAATAGCGAATATTAAATTGCAAATCAGTATTATTCATAATGGTTACATTTGCACCACTTTTATCCTCGGCACCATATCTGGTACTACTCATTACCAGTAAATCAAGGTTTTTTCCTGGATCAAAGGCAATAGCTTCATCTCCTGATTTCGGATACATACTGTTTCCTGCTTGAAGTTTGTAATAATACTTTCCATTTTCTTTATTGACCTCTATTTTAACATCCACAAAATCATTCTTATCTACATATAAAAATGAAGAAGAATTCATGCCAGTTGTTTGACCTAAAGTAATCGTGGTTTGATCAGCTGTAATCGGACTTAACATAATAAAAAAGTCTGAAGTTTCTTCTTGTTGTGTTTTTTCCGTTTGATCAATTGCAAAATTTATACCATATTCACTGAATGGTACAAATACACTTTCTTTACCTATATCAAAAATACCCAATTCAAATTTAGAAGGCAATCGTGTATCATTTTCGCTAAAAATATACTCTAATCCATAAAATGCCAAAGAAAATGAAGATGTAATGGTTCCAGTTGCAGGATCACTCGTTAACTGTAAATTGTTTAGCACAATTCTATTTTTGTTTTCACTACCTAATTCATTGTCATATAAATAAGCCATTAAATCTTTTAGTTGAGAATAAGATAAGGTAGTATTTGTTTGTGTTTCAACTTTTAAGGCGATTTCTTGCTCCGGATTATACGTTTCTTCCTCAGTGGTCTGCCCTTCTACAATAGGATATAAAAGAAATAAGGTTTCCTGTGCACCTAAAGATGCAGAGGGCAATTTTATTCCAATTGTTTTTTCAATATGATCCAGTGTATAAATAACCAACTCTTGGGTCAATTCCGGCAAAATGTTTTCTATAACCTTTACCTTTATTTTGCCTTCTTCTATTCCATTTAGAAATTCTTGTTTTTTAGGTATGTCAATTGATAATTGATTATACGTTGACTCTAAAGTCATTATTTCATTTTCAAGTACTGTTTGTTTCGCATCCATTTTCTTATATGGAATAAAATAAAACAATGCGCACAAAATAATAATCAATACAAATGAGGCTACTTTCACGTTTTTTTCAGATAGATTCATATAAGTACCCTCCTAATATTTACAAGATACAGAGAAGGAAACAAAATTTTTGCTTTCATCCTCCGTATTTGTTTGCGTAATGTTAGGCACATAAACATCTTTAAATCCCATGCCTTTAAGGGTTTCTATAAATTTAGCTACGGTAAGTTTATCTTTTGCAATACAGTTAATTTCAATACTTGTACCTGTATCAGACATTGCTAAGTAAAATACATCTGAAGGCATCTCTTGCTCCATGGTTTCTAATACAGCAACAAAATATTCTGATGTACTCTTAGATACTTCTAATATCTTTTCTCTAAATTCTACTCGTTTCGTAATCTTCTCAAAATCAGTTTTAATTAACTGAACTTCTTGAGCTTCTGCTATATCTTTCTCCAATTGCGCTTTTCTTCGTTCTAATCCAATATTCTTCCCTTGTAACAAAGCAAAAGCCGCTACCAAAGAAACCGCAACCAAAACAACAAGCAATAATGATGTTCTTTTTCTTGATTGAGATTGTACGCCTTGAGCAATTGTTTTTGGTACTAAGTTAATTTCCGAAAAAGCAGAACCTATAACATTTGAAAAGAATAATTCGACATTGTTAAAATTATGATTGCCTTTAGCACTTTTAAAATCGCTAATTCTTTTTGTAGGAATACCAAAGAATTTTTCAATATACTCTTCTATACCATAAATGTTGGCTCCACCGCCAACAATATAAATCGTTTGAATTTTATCTTGATTTCTTGATGTATAATAATCAACAAGTCTTGCTACACCATTTAGAATTTGATTCATTGAAGATGAGACGTCATTACTTAAATATGGATTCTCATCCTGTTCAATATTTAATAATGGTCTTTCTTTACTAATCCTAATCGCCTCTGATTGGTTCACTTCAAAATGGTTCATGATACAGTCTAACAAAAGGCCTGTCCCAAAGGATAGGTTACGATTAAATTTTAACACATCGTCAACCGTAACTGATACCATAGTGCTTTCACTACCCATATCAAGAATCATAGAACTACCTTTAAGCTTTTCTTTCTTAATAAAGTTCGTTAAACTGTTGCCTGCGTAATCAATACCTACTAGTTTTAAATCCATTAAATCCGCTAGATCAACATACTCTTGAACTAAACCTGTTAAAGCTGCGATGATACTTACCTTTAAGGACTTTTCTCCGTCTACTTCAACAGTGTCTGTGACAACATAATCAAGAATATATTCACTTAAATTAACAGGAAAATATTCAGCCGCGTTATTTTCAACTATTGGTCGAAGTTTTTTAGGTTTTAAGTTGGGAAAATCAACTTCTCTGGTTATAATTTTACTACTTGTAATGGTAAAAACAACTCTCTTATTTTTAAACCTTTCTTCTTTTAATACAGCTTTAATAGTGTTGTTTAAAGTAACTTTATCTAGAATAATACCATCATTAATACAGTTAACTGGCGTTGCAATAATTGCAAACTGATTAACCTTGACATTGTCCTTGTTTCTTTTTAAATCCGCAATTTTTATTTGATCATTGCCTATATCAATGATAAGACAATTTTTCGGATAAACCATGAGAGTGCCCCCCTCTTTGCTTAGTTTATAATATGAACGAAAGATACCATGAAATTATTTCTTGTCCAAATAAAGCAGAAACCATAATACCAAAAGTCAAAAAAGGTCCAAATGGTATCATTTGCTCTCTTTTTATAATTTTTAATGCGATCAATGTAAGTCCAATGACTGCCCCAACAACAGATCCTAACATAAGGGCTAGAAGTATTTTTTGCCAGCCTAATAAAAGTCCTGCTACAGCCATTAGCTTAATATCACCACCGCCCATCTTCCCTTGAGTTACTACGGCAATGATGAGAAGTATAATACTTGCTATGAGAAAACCAATCAGATAATTTAACCAATTCTGTATATTAAACACTGTGTTGACGATTGCTAGAACCGCTAACGTGATTACCATACCATTGGGTATAATATAATGCTTATAATCTATCATTGCTATTACCAATAGAATAGAAAATAATGCGCTATAAATTATGGTTTCTTTGCTTAGCCCATAAATAGCGAAAATACCCATATAGGCTGCCCCATTGGACAGCTCTATAATGGGATATTGAATTGAAATCTTTGCTTGACAATAACGACACTTCCCACGAAGAACTAAGTATGTAAATACTGGTACAAGATCATACCACGCAAGCTTATGCGAACAGTTAAAGCAATGAGAAGGAGTGTAAATAATATCTTGTTTTTTGGGTATTCGATAGATGCAAACATTAAGAAAACTTCCTATAAGAATACCTATAAATAAGAAATTAATTATTATCATTATTTGTTTTCATAATCTGTATGAGGGGTTGGATATAATCTTCTTCCTGTTGTTGCAGAACCATCTGCATTATAGCCAGTATCCATGTCTGCAGCACTTCCTACCCAAACTTCAATAGTTCCATCTGCTAAAATTACTAAATAATAATTTGTTTCTGTTATAGAGGTTCCTTGAAAACCGGGAGCTGGCATACCATTTCTAAATTCAGTAAATAAATTTGTAGAAAAAGCTAGCTGAGCATCTGCACCTGCACCTGCAACTGTTAACCCCGTAACATTAAGTGCTGCTCCTCTTAAATAAGTTACACCATTGGATGCTTCATTTTTTGCAAGAATCTGATTTGCAGCATCTGCAATCATCTTAGCTTCTGTAACATCAGTCGTTCTTCTTGAGTTATCTACTGCTTTTAAAATATTTGGTATGGCAACAGCTGCAATAATTGCTAAAATTGCAATAACAATAATTAACTCAATTAATGTAAAACCTTTTTCATTTCTCCATGTTCTTTGTATTAATTTTTTCATATCACATTCTCCTTTAATTATTAATATTTTTGTAATGTTCAAATTTATTTCAACCGTTCTTTAGTATGAGCCTAATTCTCCATACATTCCGAACATTGGTTGCACGATAGATATAACTACAAATCCAACAACTACTGCTAGAAAAACTATAATCATTGGTTCCAACATAGTGGTAAGCTGAGATACAGCTGTGTCTACTTCCCCATCATAAAAATCAGCTACCTTATTTAATATAGGTTCTAACTGCCCAGTATTCTCACCTATCTTAACCATATGGGTAATCATTGGTGGGAAAATATCCATTTCTTCAATGGGCTTCGACAAAGGCACGCCCTTACTCACTTGATCTCTAGCATTTAGAAAGCCTTTCTCTACCTTATAGTTATCGACAACTTTCGAAACAATCTCCAGTGCATCTAATATTGGTAATCCGGATGCAAGTAAGGTACTCATTGTTCTTGAAAAACGTGATGCAACAATTTTAACATTTACCTTTCCAATTAAGGGCATTTTCAACCTCACCCCACTCAAAGCCATTTTTCCATAATCGGTTTTGGAAAAATAAGCGAAGCCTCCTCCTCCAAAAACCACGATTCCAACTAATATGTACCACTTATGTACAACAAAATCACTAATACCAATAAGTGCCTTAGTGGTTGGTGGTAATTCTGCTCCTAAATCTGTAAACATCTGAACAAACGTAGGAATTACGAAGGCTAATAATATAATAACAACTCCAAGTGCAATAATAGAAACTATCATTGGATACATCGTTGCTTTCTTAATGTTCTGCTTCAACTTGTATTCCTTCTCGAAATGCTCGGCCATTCTCTTTAGAGCTATTTCAAGATTACCACTTGCTTCACCTGCCTCTACCATATTGACAAGAATGGAGGGAAAATACTTCGAGTGTTTTCTCATGGAACCAGATAAAGAATCTCCTGCTTCAACATTTGTATAAACATCTGCTATTATTTTCCTAAAAAACTTATTCTCTGTTTGAGATTTAAGTAGATCTAAAGCTTCTAATACGCTAATCCCTGCTGTCAATATAGCTTCGAATTGTTGACAAAAAATTGTAATATCTTTTATCTTAACTGGGTTTCCTATAACAATATCCTTTGTTAGTGCTGTTTCTTCAGTTACACTAATAGGATAATACCCACTGTCTTTCAATATAGCGATTGCGCCATTTTTATCGCCGGCTTCTATTTTACCTTTTTTCGACTTTCCTTCCTTTGTCATTGCAGAATATGTAAAATTTGCCACAATCTTCCCCCCTGTAGCGTTATATGCATCCGTTATGTATGCAAATATGCAAAATCTTCAA from Firmicutes bacterium HGW-Firmicutes-1 encodes the following:
- a CDS encoding type II secretion system protein F — encoded protein: MANFTYSAMTKEGKSKKGKIEAGDKNGAIAILKDSGYYPISVTEETALTKDIVIGNPVKIKDITIFCQQFEAILTAGISVLEALDLLKSQTENKFFRKIIADVYTNVEAGDSLSGSMRKHSKYFPSILVNMVEAGEASGNLEIALKRMAEHFEKEYKLKQNIKKATMYPMIVSIIALGVVIILLAFVIPTFVQMFTDLGAELPPTTKALIGISDFVVHKWYILVGIVVFGGGGFAYFSKTDYGKMALSGVRLKMPLIGKVNVKIVASRFSRTMSTLLASGLPILDALEIVSKVVDNYKVEKGFLNARDQVSKGVPLSKPIEEMDIFPPMITHMVKIGENTGQLEPILNKVADFYDGEVDTAVSQLTTMLEPMIIVFLAVVVGFVVISIVQPMFGMYGELGSY
- a CDS encoding prepilin peptidase is translated as MIIINFLFIGILIGSFLNVCIYRIPKKQDIIYTPSHCFNCSHKLAWYDLVPVFTYLVLRGKCRYCQAKISIQYPIIELSNGAAYMGIFAIYGLSKETIIYSALFSILLVIAMIDYKHYIIPNGMVITLAVLAIVNTVFNIQNWLNYLIGFLIASIILLIIAVVTQGKMGGGDIKLMAVAGLLLGWQKILLALMLGSVVGAVIGLTLIALKIIKREQMIPFGPFLTFGIMVSALFGQEIISWYLSFIL